GATCCTATAATAAAAGTAAAAACTCTATGTACTCGGCGTCTTGACAGTGGAAAAACTAAATGTCAGAAAAGACCTAATTTAGCTGGAATTTTGGCTTGACAAGCGAAATGAATCCTAGGATTATGAACATCAGTTTTTTGGTTTTTACCAATTCGATCATTCCGAAAACCGCATGGGGAAGGTCTGGAAATGGGCAAACAAATTGCAGTGATGGCATCGGGTGGCGGCTCTAATCTTCAGGCATTGCTGGATGCATGGCGGAGTGGGAAGTTGGGTAGTGCAAAAATCAGTCTGGTTGTGAGTGACAAACCGGATGCCAAAGCGTTGCAAAGGGCAATTACCTGTGATGTGGCGACGCGTTTTTTTGATCCTGCAAAATATCCGGAGCGCGGCGCATATGACCGCGCGTTGATTGATGTTTTTAAGGAAAAAAAAATTGATCTGATTTGTCTGGCCGGCTATATGCGGATACTCACGTCTGTGATTGTCGAACAGTTTCCAATGAAAATCATGAATATTCACCCTTCGCTTCTGCCGGCTTTTGGCGGTGCAGGGATGTATGGCCGTCATGTGCATCGTGCAGTTATTGCCTCAGGGGCCAAATATTCCGGCTGTACGGTCCATTTTGTGGATGAGGGCACAGATACCGGACCGATTATATTACAGCATGTGGTGCCGGTACTGGACCACGACACACCGGAAAAACTTGCCGAACGTGTGTTGATTGAAGAACATCGCATTTACCCGCGAGCTGTGTCATTGTTCTGTGAGGGATGTCTTGCGATTGAGGAAAAACGCGTCAAAATAATTGAAAAAGCCTAATGATGATTAAGCGGGAGGCGTAAAAGTGGTTAAAATCAAGCGAGTACTTATTAGTGTGTCTGACAAAACCGGTATTGTTGACTTGGGAAAAGGTCTGGCTAAACATGGTGTGGAGATGCTTTCTACCGGCGGGACATCCAAAGCGTTGAAAGAAGCGGGTCTGGCAGTCAAGGATGTCTCTGAGGTGACTGGATTTCCGGAAATGATGAACGGCCGGGTGAAAACCCTGCATCCCAAAATTCATGGCGGCTTGCTGGCTTTGCGCGAAAATGAGGATCATATGCGTCAGCTTAGGGAGCAGGCAATTGAACCGATTGATATGGTGGTGGTCAACCTCTATCCCTTTGCCAAGACGGTTGCCAAACCCGGGGTGGCATTGGCAGAGGCAATCGAAAATATTGATATTGGCGGCCCATCCATGATTCGTTCCGCTTCGAAAAATTATCGCAGTGTGGCGGTGGTGGTCAATCCAGCCAGATATGCGGCATTGCTTGAGGAGATGGATGCCAATGATGGGCAGGTCGGGGATAAAATCCTCAGTGCACTTTGCATTGAGGCGTTTGACCATACGGCTGAGTATGATGCCGGTATTCACCGTTATCTTCAGGATCAACTGACCGAAGGTGAGACTCCGGCGTTTCCTGAGACGATCCGGTACACCTTTCACAAACAACAAGCACTCCGTTATGGAGAAAATCCTCATCAAGCAGCGGCGTTTTACAGGCAGGCCAATAATGAGAGTGATGAGGCGTCGGTTACCAATGCCAAGCAGTTGCATGGCAAGGAACTTTCCTTTAATAATATTGTAGATATTCATGCTGCCTTGGAGATAGTGAAAGACTTCACAGAACCGGCAGCCTGCGTGATTAAGCATACCAATCCTTGCGGGATGGCCATTGGTGAGGATATTACAGAGGCTTACATCAAAGCTTTTGAAGCGGATTCGCTTTCTGCTTTTGGCGGTATTGTCGGGCTCAACCGCCCTTGTACCAAAGGCATTGCAGAGAAGATGAAGGATATTTTTCTGGAATGCGTGATTGCACCTCGATTTGAGAGCGAAGCACTGGAAATTCTCCAGGCCAAAAAAAATATCCGTCTGATGCAGACCGGACCGATCACCAAGCCCAAGACAGATCAATCCTGGCAGACAATGGATCTCAAGCGAGTACTGGGCGGATTGTTGCTGCAGGATAGAGATTTGGGCGGCGTGACAGCGGATGATTTTAAAGTTGTCACCCAACGCTTGCCGAATGAAGCGGAACTTCGGGATCTTCTTTTTGCCTGGCGGGTTTGTAAGCACGTGAAGTCCAATGCCATTTTACTGGCAAAAGACGGGGTCACCTTAGGAGCGGGTCCGGGCCAAACCAATCGGGTCGGTGCTGCGGAAATTGCCACACGTCAGGCTGGTGAAAAAGCTAAAAGCGGTGTTTTAGCCTCGGATGCTTTTTTTCCGTTTCGCGACGGGATTGATGCTGCCGCCCGTGCAGGGATCAAAGCGGTGATCCAACCCGGCGGTTCAGTCAATGACAAGGAAGTTATCGAAGCGGCCAATGAGCATGGTATGGCAATGGTCTTCACAGGTATGAGGCATTTTAAGCATTAATCAAGGATGGTGCTATG
The window above is part of the bacterium genome. Proteins encoded here:
- the purN gene encoding phosphoribosylglycinamide formyltransferase is translated as MGKQIAVMASGGGSNLQALLDAWRSGKLGSAKISLVVSDKPDAKALQRAITCDVATRFFDPAKYPERGAYDRALIDVFKEKKIDLICLAGYMRILTSVIVEQFPMKIMNIHPSLLPAFGGAGMYGRHVHRAVIASGAKYSGCTVHFVDEGTDTGPIILQHVVPVLDHDTPEKLAERVLIEEHRIYPRAVSLFCEGCLAIEEKRVKIIEKA
- the purH gene encoding bifunctional phosphoribosylaminoimidazolecarboxamide formyltransferase/IMP cyclohydrolase, which produces MVKIKRVLISVSDKTGIVDLGKGLAKHGVEMLSTGGTSKALKEAGLAVKDVSEVTGFPEMMNGRVKTLHPKIHGGLLALRENEDHMRQLREQAIEPIDMVVVNLYPFAKTVAKPGVALAEAIENIDIGGPSMIRSASKNYRSVAVVVNPARYAALLEEMDANDGQVGDKILSALCIEAFDHTAEYDAGIHRYLQDQLTEGETPAFPETIRYTFHKQQALRYGENPHQAAAFYRQANNESDEASVTNAKQLHGKELSFNNIVDIHAALEIVKDFTEPAACVIKHTNPCGMAIGEDITEAYIKAFEADSLSAFGGIVGLNRPCTKGIAEKMKDIFLECVIAPRFESEALEILQAKKNIRLMQTGPITKPKTDQSWQTMDLKRVLGGLLLQDRDLGGVTADDFKVVTQRLPNEAELRDLLFAWRVCKHVKSNAILLAKDGVTLGAGPGQTNRVGAAEIATRQAGEKAKSGVLASDAFFPFRDGIDAAARAGIKAVIQPGGSVNDKEVIEAANEHGMAMVFTGMRHFKH